A portion of the Stigmatopora argus isolate UIUO_Sarg chromosome 15, RoL_Sarg_1.0, whole genome shotgun sequence genome contains these proteins:
- the atp10d gene encoding phospholipid-transporting ATPase VD isoform X2: MEVCRRLGRQCRWRLLGGSGQKSWEDSPNSKRRSILIGRGPRQEEHDNGQSYKGNKIHTTKYTLLSFIPMNLFQQFQRVANLYFLFLILLNWVPVVEAFQKEITMIPLLLVLTVIALKDGVEDYRRYIFDKKINNRVATVYCRQQKDYVGVRWKDVQVGDFVRLSCNHITPADILLLYSSDPGGTCFIETANLDGETNLKEKRIVSGIPLQAADFNPENFHSRIECDDPNDDLATYRGFMEFSSGSHVGLDNNNLLLRGCTIRNTETVVGVVVYAGKKKKKSSQKLLFFLVYHLHFTHFFDSGHETKAMMNNSGPKYKRSHLEKRLNVDILWCVLLLVIMCLTTSIGHGLWLKRIKNAIFLPNEEIPPALAGFYIFWTMIIILQVLIPISLYVSIEIVKVGQVYFIQKDLDLYDEHANRGIQCRALNITENLGHIRHLFSDKTGTLTENDMVFRRCSIYGIEYPHLENGRRLELYETEKNDASGRRETLQRQSVNYDCNGSSVSVHAFLDESDEDERASNHFLPRSSGLAKKVIPDPELVKKISCLQSPTMPSEATSSLEVAAIIDFFLAMAVCNSVLVSSPMMPQHVTEKEPENKEELTYEAASPDEAALVHAAQAYRCTLLERSPQRLQVDLPGMGTTDIRLLHVLPFDCQRKRMSVVIRHPLTEQAVVYTKGADSVVMDLAGKPAGGEQSEESYRGMKAQTQEHLDQYAREGLRTLCFAKKVLGQEEYQVWLEKHLLVEKSIENRQELMLESIQRLESNLTLLGCTGIVDRLQEDVPSTVEALQKAGIKIWVLTGDKQETAVNVAYACRLVGPEDQILRLNCENQDDCGTLLEDLKLQARTVEISGDGEDGFVLVVDGRTLDWALGDHSSCFLELSRRCKAVLCCRCTPSQKSRVAQLVRNRLKVSTLAVGDGANDVSMIRVADVGIGISGQEGMQAVMASDFAISRFKHLRKLLLVHGRWSLSRLGNMMLYFIYKNVMFVNLLFWYQFFCGFSGAVMTNAWVLIFFNLFFTSVPPLVYGVLDKDVPAERLTAEPELYRAGRASEACARFSFWLTVLDAFYQSLVCFFVPYLTYVGSDVGLLSFGSPINASALLIVLLHQVIESHNLTWIHVLVLVLSGGSYFGFVLVFAISCRTCGPLGVETWQMSQPLFYFVCTLTVVTALTPRLLFRVLGNTFRLKSNEHWRRIQGEGNFNYSLDDTIEEYCRPKKSSIQVVSTPEL, from the exons ATGGAGGTCTGCCGTCGGCTAGGACGGCAATGTCGGTGGCGCTTGTTGGGTGGAAGTGGGCAAAAAAGTTGGGAGGATTCTCCCAATTCAAAGAGGAGAAGCATTCTCATTGGCCGAGGTCCGCGACAGGAAGAACACGACAACGGCCAAAGTTACAAAGGGAACAAGATCCACACGACAAAGTACACCTTGTTAAGCTTCATCCCCATGAACCTGTTTCAGCAGTTTCAGAG GGTGGCCAATCTCTACTTCCTGTTTCTAATTTTGCTGAACTGGGTACCAGTGGTGGAAGCCTTTCAGAAGGAAATTACCATGATTCCGTTGCTGCTGGTTTTGACCGTCATTGCGCTCAAAGATGGCGTGGAAGACTACAGACGTTACATCTTTGACAAAAAGATCAACAACCGTGTCGCCACCGTCTATTGTAGGCAA CAGAAAGATTATGTTGGCGTCCGCTGGAAAGATGTTCAAGTGGGGGACTTTGTGCGGCTATCTTGCAACCATATCACCCCCGCGGACATTTTGCTCCTTTATTCATCGGACCCTGGCGGCACGTGTTTCATTGAGACCGCCAACTTGGACGGGGAGACCAACCTGAAAGAAAAGCGCATCGTTTCGGGCATTCCGCTGCAG GCAGCGGATTTCAACCCCGAGAACTTCCACAGCCGTATCGAGTGCGACGACCCCAACGACGACCTCGCCACCTATCGAGGTTTCAT GGAGTTTTCTAGCGGTTCTCACGTGGGACTGGACAACAACAACCTCCTCCTGAGAGGTTGCACCATCCGGAACACGGAAACCGTGGTTGGCGTCGTGGTCTatgctggtaaaaaaaaaaaaaaatcgtcccaaaaattattattttttctcgtGTATCACCtccattttacccatttttttgACTCAGGACACGAAACCAAAGCCATGATGAACAACAGCGGACCAAAATATAAGCGTAGCCATTTGGAAAAGCGCTTAAACGTTGATATTTTGTGGTGCGTGCTCTTATTGGTCATCATGTGTCTGACTACTTCCATAG GTCATGGACTTTGGCTGAAACGgattaaaaatgcaatatttttgcCGAATGAAGAGATACCTCCCGCCCTGGCTGGCTTCTACATTTTTTGGACCATGATCATTATTCTGCAA GTGCTGATCCCCATCTCCCTGTACGTATCGATTGAGATTGTCAAAGTGGGTCAGGTGTATTTCATCCAAAAGGATCTGGACCTGTACGATGAGCACGCGAATCGCGGGATCCAGTGCCGGGCGCTCAACATCACGGAGAACTTGGGTCACATCCGACATTTGTTCTCCGATAAAACGGGGACTTTGACGGAGAACGACATGGTGTTTCGTCGCTGCAGTATTTATGGCATTGAATATCCTCACCTGGAAAATG GTCGGAGACTGGAATTGTACGAGACGGAAAAGAACGACGCAAGCGGTCGTCGCGAAACGCTCCAACGTCAATCCGTCAACTATGACTGCAACGGCAGCTCGGTATCCGTCCACGCTTTCCTCGACGAGTCCGATGAAGACGAGCGAGCGTCCAATCATTTCCTTCCAAGAAGCAGCGGCTTG GCAAAAAAGGTGATCCCGGACCCCGAGCTGGTGAAAAAAATCAGCTGTCTTCAATCTCCCACAATGCCGTCTGAGGCGACGTCAAGTTTGGAAGTGGCCGCCATCATCGATTTTTTCCTGGCCATGGCCGTGTGCAATAGCGTGCTGGTTTCATCTCCCATGATGCCTCAACAT GTGACGGAGAAAGAGCCGGAAAATAAGGAGGAACTCACCTACGAGGCGGCGAGTCCGGACGAGGCGGCTCTGGTCCACGCCGCCCAGGCTTACCGCTGCACCCTGCTGGAACGCTCTCCACAACGCCTCCAGGTGGACTTGCCCGGTATGGGCACCACCGACATCCGGCTGCTCCACGTTCTGCCCTTCGACTGCCAGCGAAAGAGGATGTCGGTGGTGATCCGGCACCCTCTGACGGAACAGGCGGTGGTGTACACCAAGGGCGCAGATTCGGTGGTCATGGATCTGGCGGGGAAGCCTGCAG GTGGAGAGCAAAGTGAGGAGAGCTACCGTGGCATGAAGGCGCAAACGCAGGAGCATTTGGACCAGTACGCCAGAGAGGGTCTTCGGACTCTTTGCTTTGCTAAAAAG GTCCTGGGACAAGAAGAGTACCAAGTATGGCTGGAGAAGCATTTGCTGGTGGAGAAAAGCATTGAGAACCGACAAGAACTCATGCTGGAATCCATTCAAAGGCTGGAAAGCAACCTCACCCTTTTGG GTTGCACGGGAATCGTCGACCGGCTACAGGAAGACGTTCCGAGCACCGTGGAAGCCCTTCAAAAGGCGGGCATCAAAATCTGGGTCCTCACCGGAGACAAACAAGAGACGGCCGTCAACGTGGCCTACGCTTGTCGACTGGTCGGCCCGGAGGACCAAATTCTGAGACTCAACTGCGAAAACCAG GATGACTGCGGCACCCTTCTCGAGGACCTCAAATTGCAAGCGCGGACCGTCGAAATATCTGGGGACGGCGAGGACGGGTTCGTTTTGGTCGTCGACGGCCGCACGCTGGATTGGGCGCTGGGCGACCACTCCAGCTGCTTCCTGGAGTTGAGCCGCCGGTGCAAAGCCGTCCTGTGCTGCCGTTGCACTCCCTCGCAAAAGAGCCGAGTGGCCCAGCTGGTCCGAAACCGCCTCAAGGTCTCCACCTTGGCAGTAG gtgATGGGGCCAACGATGTTAGCATGATCCGGGTAGCGGATGTTGGCATTGGGATATCGGGCCAAGAAGGCATGCAG GCGGTGATGGCCAGCGATTTTGCCATCTCCCGATTTAAGCACCTTCGGAAGCTCTTATTGGTCCACGGCCGCTGGTCTTTGTCTCGTCTTGGAAACATGATGCTCTATTTTATCTACAAAAATGTG ATGTTTGTGAACCTGTTGTTCTGGTACCAGTTCTTCTGCGGCTTCTCCGGGGCCGTCATGACCAACGCTTGGGTTCTGATCTTCTTCAACCTTTTCTTCACCTCCGTCCCTCCTCTGGTCTACGGCGTCCTGGACAAAGACGTCCCCGCCGAGCGATTGACGGCGGAACCCGAGCTCTACCGGGCCGGACGTGCCTCCGAG GCCTGTGCTCGATTTTCCTTCTGGTTGACGGTCCTGGATGCGTTTTACCAGAGCCTCGTCTGCTTTTTTGTGCCTTATTTA ACTTACGTGGGATCGGACGTGGGCCTGCTGTCCTTTGGGTCGCCCATCAACGCGTCCGCTCTCCTCATCGTCCTCCTCCACCAAGTCATCGAGAGTCACAACCTG ACTTGGATTCACGTTCTGGTGCTAGTGCTCAGCGGGGGGTCCTACTTTGGCTTTGTGCTGGTTTTCGCCATTTCTTGCCGGACCTGCGGCCCCCTGGGTGTGGAAACCTGGCAAATGTCCCAGCCCCTCTTTTATTTCGTGTGCACACTCACCGTGGTGACGGCGCTAACGCCCAG GCTCCTCTTCCGGGTGCTTGGCAACACCTTCCGCTTAAAATCAAACGAACACTGGAGAAGAATTCAAGGAGAAGGGAACTTCAACTACTCTTTGGATGACACAATTGAGGAATATTGCAggccaaaaaaatcttcaattcaAGTTgtttcgaccccagaactgtga
- the atp10d gene encoding phospholipid-transporting ATPase VD isoform X1 yields the protein MEVCRRLGRQCRWRLLGGSGQKSWEDSPNSKRRSILIGRGPRQEEHDNGQSYKGNKIHTTKYTLLSFIPMNLFQQFQRVANLYFLFLILLNWVPVVEAFQKEITMIPLLLVLTVIALKDGVEDYRRYIFDKKINNRVATVYCRQQKDYVGVRWKDVQVGDFVRLSCNHITPADILLLYSSDPGGTCFIETANLDGETNLKEKRIVSGIPLQAADFNPENFHSRIECDDPNDDLATYRGFMEFSSGSHVGLDNNNLLLRGCTIRNTETVVGVVVYAGKKKKKSSQKLLFFLVYHLHFTHFFDSGHETKAMMNNSGPKYKRSHLEKRLNVDILWCVLLLVIMCLTTSIGHGLWLKRIKNAIFLPNEEIPPALAGFYIFWTMIIILQVLIPISLYVSIEIVKVGQVYFIQKDLDLYDEHANRGIQCRALNITENLGHIRHLFSDKTGTLTENDMVFRRCSIYGIEYPHLENGRRLELYETEKNDASGRRETLQRQSVNYDCNGSSVSVHAFLDESDEDERASNHFLPRSSGLAKKVIPDPELVKKISCLQSPTMPSEATSSLEVAAIIDFFLAMAVCNSVLVSSPMMPQHVTEKEPENKEELTYEAASPDEAALVHAAQAYRCTLLERSPQRLQVDLPGMGTTDIRLLHVLPFDCQRKRMSVVIRHPLTEQAVVYTKGADSVVMDLAGKPAGGEQSEESYRGMKAQTQEHLDQYAREGLRTLCFAKKVLGQEEYQVWLEKHLLVEKSIENRQELMLESIQRLESNLTLLGCTGIVDRLQEDVPSTVEALQKAGIKIWVLTGDKQETAVNVAYACRLVGPEDQILRLNCENQVRTFSAPAIVNCHPYLSSSVFQDDCGTLLEDLKLQARTVEISGDGEDGFVLVVDGRTLDWALGDHSSCFLELSRRCKAVLCCRCTPSQKSRVAQLVRNRLKVSTLAVGDGANDVSMIRVADVGIGISGQEGMQAVMASDFAISRFKHLRKLLLVHGRWSLSRLGNMMLYFIYKNVMFVNLLFWYQFFCGFSGAVMTNAWVLIFFNLFFTSVPPLVYGVLDKDVPAERLTAEPELYRAGRASEACARFSFWLTVLDAFYQSLVCFFVPYLTYVGSDVGLLSFGSPINASALLIVLLHQVIESHNLTWIHVLVLVLSGGSYFGFVLVFAISCRTCGPLGVETWQMSQPLFYFVCTLTVVTALTPRLLFRVLGNTFRLKSNEHWRRIQGEGNFNYSLDDTIEEYCRPKKSSIQVVSTPEL from the exons ATGGAGGTCTGCCGTCGGCTAGGACGGCAATGTCGGTGGCGCTTGTTGGGTGGAAGTGGGCAAAAAAGTTGGGAGGATTCTCCCAATTCAAAGAGGAGAAGCATTCTCATTGGCCGAGGTCCGCGACAGGAAGAACACGACAACGGCCAAAGTTACAAAGGGAACAAGATCCACACGACAAAGTACACCTTGTTAAGCTTCATCCCCATGAACCTGTTTCAGCAGTTTCAGAG GGTGGCCAATCTCTACTTCCTGTTTCTAATTTTGCTGAACTGGGTACCAGTGGTGGAAGCCTTTCAGAAGGAAATTACCATGATTCCGTTGCTGCTGGTTTTGACCGTCATTGCGCTCAAAGATGGCGTGGAAGACTACAGACGTTACATCTTTGACAAAAAGATCAACAACCGTGTCGCCACCGTCTATTGTAGGCAA CAGAAAGATTATGTTGGCGTCCGCTGGAAAGATGTTCAAGTGGGGGACTTTGTGCGGCTATCTTGCAACCATATCACCCCCGCGGACATTTTGCTCCTTTATTCATCGGACCCTGGCGGCACGTGTTTCATTGAGACCGCCAACTTGGACGGGGAGACCAACCTGAAAGAAAAGCGCATCGTTTCGGGCATTCCGCTGCAG GCAGCGGATTTCAACCCCGAGAACTTCCACAGCCGTATCGAGTGCGACGACCCCAACGACGACCTCGCCACCTATCGAGGTTTCAT GGAGTTTTCTAGCGGTTCTCACGTGGGACTGGACAACAACAACCTCCTCCTGAGAGGTTGCACCATCCGGAACACGGAAACCGTGGTTGGCGTCGTGGTCTatgctggtaaaaaaaaaaaaaaatcgtcccaaaaattattattttttctcgtGTATCACCtccattttacccatttttttgACTCAGGACACGAAACCAAAGCCATGATGAACAACAGCGGACCAAAATATAAGCGTAGCCATTTGGAAAAGCGCTTAAACGTTGATATTTTGTGGTGCGTGCTCTTATTGGTCATCATGTGTCTGACTACTTCCATAG GTCATGGACTTTGGCTGAAACGgattaaaaatgcaatatttttgcCGAATGAAGAGATACCTCCCGCCCTGGCTGGCTTCTACATTTTTTGGACCATGATCATTATTCTGCAA GTGCTGATCCCCATCTCCCTGTACGTATCGATTGAGATTGTCAAAGTGGGTCAGGTGTATTTCATCCAAAAGGATCTGGACCTGTACGATGAGCACGCGAATCGCGGGATCCAGTGCCGGGCGCTCAACATCACGGAGAACTTGGGTCACATCCGACATTTGTTCTCCGATAAAACGGGGACTTTGACGGAGAACGACATGGTGTTTCGTCGCTGCAGTATTTATGGCATTGAATATCCTCACCTGGAAAATG GTCGGAGACTGGAATTGTACGAGACGGAAAAGAACGACGCAAGCGGTCGTCGCGAAACGCTCCAACGTCAATCCGTCAACTATGACTGCAACGGCAGCTCGGTATCCGTCCACGCTTTCCTCGACGAGTCCGATGAAGACGAGCGAGCGTCCAATCATTTCCTTCCAAGAAGCAGCGGCTTG GCAAAAAAGGTGATCCCGGACCCCGAGCTGGTGAAAAAAATCAGCTGTCTTCAATCTCCCACAATGCCGTCTGAGGCGACGTCAAGTTTGGAAGTGGCCGCCATCATCGATTTTTTCCTGGCCATGGCCGTGTGCAATAGCGTGCTGGTTTCATCTCCCATGATGCCTCAACAT GTGACGGAGAAAGAGCCGGAAAATAAGGAGGAACTCACCTACGAGGCGGCGAGTCCGGACGAGGCGGCTCTGGTCCACGCCGCCCAGGCTTACCGCTGCACCCTGCTGGAACGCTCTCCACAACGCCTCCAGGTGGACTTGCCCGGTATGGGCACCACCGACATCCGGCTGCTCCACGTTCTGCCCTTCGACTGCCAGCGAAAGAGGATGTCGGTGGTGATCCGGCACCCTCTGACGGAACAGGCGGTGGTGTACACCAAGGGCGCAGATTCGGTGGTCATGGATCTGGCGGGGAAGCCTGCAG GTGGAGAGCAAAGTGAGGAGAGCTACCGTGGCATGAAGGCGCAAACGCAGGAGCATTTGGACCAGTACGCCAGAGAGGGTCTTCGGACTCTTTGCTTTGCTAAAAAG GTCCTGGGACAAGAAGAGTACCAAGTATGGCTGGAGAAGCATTTGCTGGTGGAGAAAAGCATTGAGAACCGACAAGAACTCATGCTGGAATCCATTCAAAGGCTGGAAAGCAACCTCACCCTTTTGG GTTGCACGGGAATCGTCGACCGGCTACAGGAAGACGTTCCGAGCACCGTGGAAGCCCTTCAAAAGGCGGGCATCAAAATCTGGGTCCTCACCGGAGACAAACAAGAGACGGCCGTCAACGTGGCCTACGCTTGTCGACTGGTCGGCCCGGAGGACCAAATTCTGAGACTCAACTGCGAAAACCAGGTCAGGACCTTCTCCGCACCCGCCATCGTCAATTGTCATCCATATTTGAGTTCCTCCGTCTTTCAGGATGACTGCGGCACCCTTCTCGAGGACCTCAAATTGCAAGCGCGGACCGTCGAAATATCTGGGGACGGCGAGGACGGGTTCGTTTTGGTCGTCGACGGCCGCACGCTGGATTGGGCGCTGGGCGACCACTCCAGCTGCTTCCTGGAGTTGAGCCGCCGGTGCAAAGCCGTCCTGTGCTGCCGTTGCACTCCCTCGCAAAAGAGCCGAGTGGCCCAGCTGGTCCGAAACCGCCTCAAGGTCTCCACCTTGGCAGTAG gtgATGGGGCCAACGATGTTAGCATGATCCGGGTAGCGGATGTTGGCATTGGGATATCGGGCCAAGAAGGCATGCAG GCGGTGATGGCCAGCGATTTTGCCATCTCCCGATTTAAGCACCTTCGGAAGCTCTTATTGGTCCACGGCCGCTGGTCTTTGTCTCGTCTTGGAAACATGATGCTCTATTTTATCTACAAAAATGTG ATGTTTGTGAACCTGTTGTTCTGGTACCAGTTCTTCTGCGGCTTCTCCGGGGCCGTCATGACCAACGCTTGGGTTCTGATCTTCTTCAACCTTTTCTTCACCTCCGTCCCTCCTCTGGTCTACGGCGTCCTGGACAAAGACGTCCCCGCCGAGCGATTGACGGCGGAACCCGAGCTCTACCGGGCCGGACGTGCCTCCGAG GCCTGTGCTCGATTTTCCTTCTGGTTGACGGTCCTGGATGCGTTTTACCAGAGCCTCGTCTGCTTTTTTGTGCCTTATTTA ACTTACGTGGGATCGGACGTGGGCCTGCTGTCCTTTGGGTCGCCCATCAACGCGTCCGCTCTCCTCATCGTCCTCCTCCACCAAGTCATCGAGAGTCACAACCTG ACTTGGATTCACGTTCTGGTGCTAGTGCTCAGCGGGGGGTCCTACTTTGGCTTTGTGCTGGTTTTCGCCATTTCTTGCCGGACCTGCGGCCCCCTGGGTGTGGAAACCTGGCAAATGTCCCAGCCCCTCTTTTATTTCGTGTGCACACTCACCGTGGTGACGGCGCTAACGCCCAG GCTCCTCTTCCGGGTGCTTGGCAACACCTTCCGCTTAAAATCAAACGAACACTGGAGAAGAATTCAAGGAGAAGGGAACTTCAACTACTCTTTGGATGACACAATTGAGGAATATTGCAggccaaaaaaatcttcaattcaAGTTgtttcgaccccagaactgtga
- the atp10d gene encoding phospholipid-transporting ATPase VD isoform X3 yields MEVCRRLGRQCRWRLLGGSGQKSWEDSPNSKRRSILIGRGPRQEEHDNGQSYKGNKIHTTKYTLLSFIPMNLFQQFQRVANLYFLFLILLNWVPVVEAFQKEITMIPLLLVLTVIALKDGVEDYRRYIFDKKINNRVATVYCRQQKDYVGVRWKDVQVGDFVRLSCNHITPADILLLYSSDPGGTCFIETANLDGETNLKEKRIVSGIPLQAADFNPENFHSRIECDDPNDDLATYRGFMEFSSGSHVGLDNNNLLLRGCTIRNTETVVGVVVYAGHETKAMMNNSGPKYKRSHLEKRLNVDILWCVLLLVIMCLTTSIGHGLWLKRIKNAIFLPNEEIPPALAGFYIFWTMIIILQVLIPISLYVSIEIVKVGQVYFIQKDLDLYDEHANRGIQCRALNITENLGHIRHLFSDKTGTLTENDMVFRRCSIYGIEYPHLENGRRLELYETEKNDASGRRETLQRQSVNYDCNGSSVSVHAFLDESDEDERASNHFLPRSSGLAKKVIPDPELVKKISCLQSPTMPSEATSSLEVAAIIDFFLAMAVCNSVLVSSPMMPQHVTEKEPENKEELTYEAASPDEAALVHAAQAYRCTLLERSPQRLQVDLPGMGTTDIRLLHVLPFDCQRKRMSVVIRHPLTEQAVVYTKGADSVVMDLAGKPAGGEQSEESYRGMKAQTQEHLDQYAREGLRTLCFAKKVLGQEEYQVWLEKHLLVEKSIENRQELMLESIQRLESNLTLLGCTGIVDRLQEDVPSTVEALQKAGIKIWVLTGDKQETAVNVAYACRLVGPEDQILRLNCENQVRTFSAPAIVNCHPYLSSSVFQDDCGTLLEDLKLQARTVEISGDGEDGFVLVVDGRTLDWALGDHSSCFLELSRRCKAVLCCRCTPSQKSRVAQLVRNRLKVSTLAVGDGANDVSMIRVADVGIGISGQEGMQAVMASDFAISRFKHLRKLLLVHGRWSLSRLGNMMLYFIYKNVMFVNLLFWYQFFCGFSGAVMTNAWVLIFFNLFFTSVPPLVYGVLDKDVPAERLTAEPELYRAGRASEACARFSFWLTVLDAFYQSLVCFFVPYLTYVGSDVGLLSFGSPINASALLIVLLHQVIESHNLTWIHVLVLVLSGGSYFGFVLVFAISCRTCGPLGVETWQMSQPLFYFVCTLTVVTALTPRLLFRVLGNTFRLKSNEHWRRIQGEGNFNYSLDDTIEEYCRPKKSSIQVVSTPEL; encoded by the exons ATGGAGGTCTGCCGTCGGCTAGGACGGCAATGTCGGTGGCGCTTGTTGGGTGGAAGTGGGCAAAAAAGTTGGGAGGATTCTCCCAATTCAAAGAGGAGAAGCATTCTCATTGGCCGAGGTCCGCGACAGGAAGAACACGACAACGGCCAAAGTTACAAAGGGAACAAGATCCACACGACAAAGTACACCTTGTTAAGCTTCATCCCCATGAACCTGTTTCAGCAGTTTCAGAG GGTGGCCAATCTCTACTTCCTGTTTCTAATTTTGCTGAACTGGGTACCAGTGGTGGAAGCCTTTCAGAAGGAAATTACCATGATTCCGTTGCTGCTGGTTTTGACCGTCATTGCGCTCAAAGATGGCGTGGAAGACTACAGACGTTACATCTTTGACAAAAAGATCAACAACCGTGTCGCCACCGTCTATTGTAGGCAA CAGAAAGATTATGTTGGCGTCCGCTGGAAAGATGTTCAAGTGGGGGACTTTGTGCGGCTATCTTGCAACCATATCACCCCCGCGGACATTTTGCTCCTTTATTCATCGGACCCTGGCGGCACGTGTTTCATTGAGACCGCCAACTTGGACGGGGAGACCAACCTGAAAGAAAAGCGCATCGTTTCGGGCATTCCGCTGCAG GCAGCGGATTTCAACCCCGAGAACTTCCACAGCCGTATCGAGTGCGACGACCCCAACGACGACCTCGCCACCTATCGAGGTTTCAT GGAGTTTTCTAGCGGTTCTCACGTGGGACTGGACAACAACAACCTCCTCCTGAGAGGTTGCACCATCCGGAACACGGAAACCGTGGTTGGCGTCGTGGTCTatgctg GACACGAAACCAAAGCCATGATGAACAACAGCGGACCAAAATATAAGCGTAGCCATTTGGAAAAGCGCTTAAACGTTGATATTTTGTGGTGCGTGCTCTTATTGGTCATCATGTGTCTGACTACTTCCATAG GTCATGGACTTTGGCTGAAACGgattaaaaatgcaatatttttgcCGAATGAAGAGATACCTCCCGCCCTGGCTGGCTTCTACATTTTTTGGACCATGATCATTATTCTGCAA GTGCTGATCCCCATCTCCCTGTACGTATCGATTGAGATTGTCAAAGTGGGTCAGGTGTATTTCATCCAAAAGGATCTGGACCTGTACGATGAGCACGCGAATCGCGGGATCCAGTGCCGGGCGCTCAACATCACGGAGAACTTGGGTCACATCCGACATTTGTTCTCCGATAAAACGGGGACTTTGACGGAGAACGACATGGTGTTTCGTCGCTGCAGTATTTATGGCATTGAATATCCTCACCTGGAAAATG GTCGGAGACTGGAATTGTACGAGACGGAAAAGAACGACGCAAGCGGTCGTCGCGAAACGCTCCAACGTCAATCCGTCAACTATGACTGCAACGGCAGCTCGGTATCCGTCCACGCTTTCCTCGACGAGTCCGATGAAGACGAGCGAGCGTCCAATCATTTCCTTCCAAGAAGCAGCGGCTTG GCAAAAAAGGTGATCCCGGACCCCGAGCTGGTGAAAAAAATCAGCTGTCTTCAATCTCCCACAATGCCGTCTGAGGCGACGTCAAGTTTGGAAGTGGCCGCCATCATCGATTTTTTCCTGGCCATGGCCGTGTGCAATAGCGTGCTGGTTTCATCTCCCATGATGCCTCAACAT GTGACGGAGAAAGAGCCGGAAAATAAGGAGGAACTCACCTACGAGGCGGCGAGTCCGGACGAGGCGGCTCTGGTCCACGCCGCCCAGGCTTACCGCTGCACCCTGCTGGAACGCTCTCCACAACGCCTCCAGGTGGACTTGCCCGGTATGGGCACCACCGACATCCGGCTGCTCCACGTTCTGCCCTTCGACTGCCAGCGAAAGAGGATGTCGGTGGTGATCCGGCACCCTCTGACGGAACAGGCGGTGGTGTACACCAAGGGCGCAGATTCGGTGGTCATGGATCTGGCGGGGAAGCCTGCAG GTGGAGAGCAAAGTGAGGAGAGCTACCGTGGCATGAAGGCGCAAACGCAGGAGCATTTGGACCAGTACGCCAGAGAGGGTCTTCGGACTCTTTGCTTTGCTAAAAAG GTCCTGGGACAAGAAGAGTACCAAGTATGGCTGGAGAAGCATTTGCTGGTGGAGAAAAGCATTGAGAACCGACAAGAACTCATGCTGGAATCCATTCAAAGGCTGGAAAGCAACCTCACCCTTTTGG GTTGCACGGGAATCGTCGACCGGCTACAGGAAGACGTTCCGAGCACCGTGGAAGCCCTTCAAAAGGCGGGCATCAAAATCTGGGTCCTCACCGGAGACAAACAAGAGACGGCCGTCAACGTGGCCTACGCTTGTCGACTGGTCGGCCCGGAGGACCAAATTCTGAGACTCAACTGCGAAAACCAGGTCAGGACCTTCTCCGCACCCGCCATCGTCAATTGTCATCCATATTTGAGTTCCTCCGTCTTTCAGGATGACTGCGGCACCCTTCTCGAGGACCTCAAATTGCAAGCGCGGACCGTCGAAATATCTGGGGACGGCGAGGACGGGTTCGTTTTGGTCGTCGACGGCCGCACGCTGGATTGGGCGCTGGGCGACCACTCCAGCTGCTTCCTGGAGTTGAGCCGCCGGTGCAAAGCCGTCCTGTGCTGCCGTTGCACTCCCTCGCAAAAGAGCCGAGTGGCCCAGCTGGTCCGAAACCGCCTCAAGGTCTCCACCTTGGCAGTAG gtgATGGGGCCAACGATGTTAGCATGATCCGGGTAGCGGATGTTGGCATTGGGATATCGGGCCAAGAAGGCATGCAG GCGGTGATGGCCAGCGATTTTGCCATCTCCCGATTTAAGCACCTTCGGAAGCTCTTATTGGTCCACGGCCGCTGGTCTTTGTCTCGTCTTGGAAACATGATGCTCTATTTTATCTACAAAAATGTG ATGTTTGTGAACCTGTTGTTCTGGTACCAGTTCTTCTGCGGCTTCTCCGGGGCCGTCATGACCAACGCTTGGGTTCTGATCTTCTTCAACCTTTTCTTCACCTCCGTCCCTCCTCTGGTCTACGGCGTCCTGGACAAAGACGTCCCCGCCGAGCGATTGACGGCGGAACCCGAGCTCTACCGGGCCGGACGTGCCTCCGAG GCCTGTGCTCGATTTTCCTTCTGGTTGACGGTCCTGGATGCGTTTTACCAGAGCCTCGTCTGCTTTTTTGTGCCTTATTTA ACTTACGTGGGATCGGACGTGGGCCTGCTGTCCTTTGGGTCGCCCATCAACGCGTCCGCTCTCCTCATCGTCCTCCTCCACCAAGTCATCGAGAGTCACAACCTG ACTTGGATTCACGTTCTGGTGCTAGTGCTCAGCGGGGGGTCCTACTTTGGCTTTGTGCTGGTTTTCGCCATTTCTTGCCGGACCTGCGGCCCCCTGGGTGTGGAAACCTGGCAAATGTCCCAGCCCCTCTTTTATTTCGTGTGCACACTCACCGTGGTGACGGCGCTAACGCCCAG GCTCCTCTTCCGGGTGCTTGGCAACACCTTCCGCTTAAAATCAAACGAACACTGGAGAAGAATTCAAGGAGAAGGGAACTTCAACTACTCTTTGGATGACACAATTGAGGAATATTGCAggccaaaaaaatcttcaattcaAGTTgtttcgaccccagaactgtga